In Oxalobacteraceae bacterium OTU3CINTB1, the sequence GCTTTGTGGTCCGCAGTGCGGACTCGAACGGAGTTGTGTCCCGCACGATCTTCACCATCACGCTGGCGCCCAGCCACAGTTGATACAGGCTGCTCGCCGTATCCTGGACGTCGCCGTCGATGGACAGCGATCCCTCGGCCACGCCGGCTTCGATCGCGCCGGCCAGCCTGCCGACGATGCCTGCGGTGCCGCGTTTCATCGACAAGCGCATCGCCTCCGACAAGTCCGCCACTTCCGCGCCCAGCTTCACGGCCAGGCACTTGCCCTGGCAATCGTAGAACGATTGCGAGTTCTGCCACGCCTGCCAGTAATTCATCAGGCGCTGCGCCATCGTCAAACCGGACTGGCCGAGCGTGGCGTCCATGTCGGCCAGATAGTCCTCGAAGTACGCTTCGAGCATCGCCTCGCCAAACGCGTCCTTCGACCCGAAGTAATGGTAGAAGGAACCCTTGGGCACGCCGGCCGTGGCCAGGATCTCGTTCAGGCCGACGGCCGAAAAGCCCTTGCCCGCCATGATGCGCTGGCCGGTGGCCAGGATGTTCCCGCGAACATCGACGTTCTCTGAGGTGTGTGTTGTGCCCATGAACGTCACTATAACACAACTAGACCAGTCGTCTACAGTTTTTTTGGGCGGTAACGTACGCGGGGATGAGACGAACCATGATCCAATCGGCGAACACTCAAACAGGGAGGCGGTATGGCGAACGATTTGAAGGCGGGCGACAAGGTGCAGTGGAACTCGCCGCAGGGCGTGGTGCATGGCAAGGTCAAGAAGAAGCTGACCTCCCCCACCCACATCAAGGGGCACGAGGTGGCGGCGTCGAAGGAACATCCCGAGTATCTGGTTGTCAGCGACAAGACTGGCGCCGAAGCCGCGCACAAGGCGGAGGCGCTGAAAAAAGTATGATTTGCTTTCCTCGCCGGCTCAGCATGGTGCCATAATCTGGCACCATGGCGCTCTACACTGGATCTCTTTTACACCAAACAAGAGATTCCACCATGAGCACGATGAAACGACTTCAATATCACCAGTACGGCGGCCCGGAGCTGATGCGGCTTGAACACTTCGACCTGGGCGCTCCGGGCAAGGGAGAAGTGGCGATTCGGGTGCACTTCGCCGCCATCAACCCGATCGACTGGAAACTGCGCCAGGGCGTGATGAAGCTGATGACAGGACAAAAATTCCCGCGCGCCATGGGCTTCGACTTTTCGGGCATGGTCATCGCCGTGGGTCCGGACGTGACGCGTCTGCAGCCCGGCGACGCCGTGTTTGGCCTGGCACGCTTCAAGGAGAGCGGCGCGCTGGGCCAGGCGCTGATCACCAAGGAACTATTCGTGGCCAAAAAACCCGAGGACGTCTCCTTCGAGGACGCCGCCTGCCTCGGCACGCCTGGCATGACGGCCTGGGGCAGTTTGATGGACAAGGCCAAACTGGCCGCCGGCCAGCGCGTGTTCATCAACGGCTGCGCCGGCGCCGTGGGCGAAGCGGCCGTGCAGGTGGCGCGCATGCACGGCGCCACGGTGGCCGGCAGTTGCGGCGCGGCAGACATCGAGCGCATGCGCGCGCTCGGCGTGCAAACCGTGTACGACTACCGCACCATCGACCTGTCGGCGATCAGGGGGCGCTACGATGTCGTCATCGACACCGCCGAGAAATTGACCGTCGAGCAAGCGATGGGCCTGCTGAACAAAACCGGTGTCTTCCTGGACCTGCATCCGACGCCGGGAAAATTTATTCGCGCGCTGTTCAACCGCCGGCTCAAGCCCGTCGTCGGCGCGCCGCGGTTCGAGACGCTCGACAAGCTGGCGCGCGCCGCCAGCGAAGGCAAGCTCCGCCTGCCGATCGGCCGCGTTGTGCCGCTGGACGCGGCGGCCGACCTGATCACGCAGCTGGAGGCCGGTCTGAAAGCCGGCGGCAAATGCCTCGTTAAAATGGAGTAATCGTGTCACGCAGCGAAAGACTATTCGATCTCATGCAGGTTTTACGCCGCCATCGCGGCACGGTGGCCGGCGCCGTGCTGGCGCGCGAGGTCGGCATATCGATCCGCACCTTGCGGCGCGACATCGTGACCCTGCAAAGCATGGGGGCCGATATCGATGGCGAACCGGGCGTCGGCTACATCCTGCGGCCGGGATTTTTGCTGCCGCCGCTGTCGTTCACCGCTGAAGAAATCCAGGCGCTGGTGGCCGGCGCCCAATGGGTCAGCCGCCAGACCGACGACGGCCTGGCGCACGCCGTGCAAAACGCGCTGGCCAAGATCGACGCGGTGCTGCCGCCGGACATGCGGCGCGCCCTGAACGACAACACGCTGTATATCAGCCGCCAGCCGGACAATCCCGCCGGCCTCGACCTGGCCCGCGTGCGCGCGGCGATACGCGAGCAGCGCAAAATGCGCGTGCTCTACACCGGCGAGGACGGCAACGCATCGGAGCGCGTCATCTGGCCCATCATCCTCGGTTTCATCGACGCGCAACGCTTCATCGCCGCGTGGTGCGAGTCGCTGGGCGACTTCCACATGTTCCACGCCGCGCGCGTGGTGAAGGCGGAATTCCTGGACGAGCCCTACGAGGCCAGCCGCCGGCAACTGGTCAAGGAATGGCACACACGCGCCAAACTGCATTGCAACCGGTCCGATTGCGCCTGATGGCGCCGGCCGCCACGCCTACAGCGCGCCGCCCTGGTCGCGCAGCGCGCGCACGTCGCGCATCGGCGACAGCCCGAACACGCGGCTGTATTCCCGATTGAACTGGCTGGCGCTCTCGTAGCCCACCTCGAAGGCGGCGCTGGCGGCGTCCAGGCCGTCGATCAGCATGCGGCGGCGCGCCTCCTGCAAGCGCAGCTGCTTTTGATATTGCAGCGGGCTCATCGACGTCAGCCGGCGGAAATGGTAGTGCAAGGTCGACACGCCCATGCCGGCCAACGCCGCCAGGTTTTCCACCCGCAAGGCCTTGGTGAAGTTGGCGCGGACCCACGCCACCGCCTTGGCGGTACGGTGGCTGTGGTCGCCGTTGGTGGCGATCGCGCGCAGCCGGCTTCCCGCCTCGCTTTGCAACACACGGTAGATGATTTCCCGCTGCAGCAGTTCACCCAGGAAAGCCGCGTCGCGCGGCGCATGCAGCGCGTCGACCAGCCGGCCGAAAGCGCCGATGAGGTCGGCGGTCGCCTCGCCTGTCTCCATGCCGAAGGAATCGCTCCCCGTTCGTGCAGCGGCGGGCTCGGTGCCGGCGATCACCTCTGCCACCAACCGCATGTCCAGCGCCAGCCGCAGGCACATGTACGGCACCGCCTCGCTGGCCTCGATCACCTGGCTGGTGACCGGCAGTTCGATCGAGGTCAGCAAAAAACGCGAGCGGTCGTAGACGAAGGTGTTGGTCCCCAGATGCACCTGCTTGCGGCCCTGCACCACCAGCGCGATGCTGGGCGTGTAGGTGATCGGCAGCGGCTGCGTGGCGGCCGTATGGCGATACAGGGTCAGCGGCGAAATGACGGTGGGGTTTTCCATCGACGACGCGAACGGCGCGCACTTGCGCGCCAGCTCGTCGCAGAGCGCGTCGAGCGATTTTTCCACTGATGAGCCAGATGACAAAGTGAGCCTCC encodes:
- a CDS encoding TetR/AcrR family transcriptional regulator, which codes for MGTTHTSENVDVRGNILATGQRIMAGKGFSAVGLNEILATAGVPKGSFYHYFGSKDAFGEAMLEAYFEDYLADMDATLGQSGLTMAQRLMNYWQAWQNSQSFYDCQGKCLAVKLGAEVADLSEAMRLSMKRGTAGIVGRLAGAIEAGVAEGSLSIDGDVQDTASSLYQLWLGASVMVKIVRDTTPFESALRTTKQILHLPPV
- a CDS encoding DUF2945 domain-containing protein; protein product: MANDLKAGDKVQWNSPQGVVHGKVKKKLTSPTHIKGHEVAASKEHPEYLVVSDKTGAEAAHKAEALKKV
- a CDS encoding NAD(P)-dependent alcohol dehydrogenase, whose product is MSTMKRLQYHQYGGPELMRLEHFDLGAPGKGEVAIRVHFAAINPIDWKLRQGVMKLMTGQKFPRAMGFDFSGMVIAVGPDVTRLQPGDAVFGLARFKESGALGQALITKELFVAKKPEDVSFEDAACLGTPGMTAWGSLMDKAKLAAGQRVFINGCAGAVGEAAVQVARMHGATVAGSCGAADIERMRALGVQTVYDYRTIDLSAIRGRYDVVIDTAEKLTVEQAMGLLNKTGVFLDLHPTPGKFIRALFNRRLKPVVGAPRFETLDKLARAASEGKLRLPIGRVVPLDAAADLITQLEAGLKAGGKCLVKME
- a CDS encoding AraC family transcriptional regulator — protein: MEKSLDALCDELARKCAPFASSMENPTVISPLTLYRHTAATQPLPITYTPSIALVVQGRKQVHLGTNTFVYDRSRFLLTSIELPVTSQVIEASEAVPYMCLRLALDMRLVAEVIAGTEPAAARTGSDSFGMETGEATADLIGAFGRLVDALHAPRDAAFLGELLQREIIYRVLQSEAGSRLRAIATNGDHSHRTAKAVAWVRANFTKALRVENLAALAGMGVSTLHYHFRRLTSMSPLQYQKQLRLQEARRRMLIDGLDAASAAFEVGYESASQFNREYSRVFGLSPMRDVRALRDQGGAL
- a CDS encoding YafY family transcriptional regulator, whose product is MSRSERLFDLMQVLRRHRGTVAGAVLAREVGISIRTLRRDIVTLQSMGADIDGEPGVGYILRPGFLLPPLSFTAEEIQALVAGAQWVSRQTDDGLAHAVQNALAKIDAVLPPDMRRALNDNTLYISRQPDNPAGLDLARVRAAIREQRKMRVLYTGEDGNASERVIWPIILGFIDAQRFIAAWCESLGDFHMFHAARVVKAEFLDEPYEASRRQLVKEWHTRAKLHCNRSDCA